Within Myxococcus fulvus, the genomic segment GTCCACGTCGGGGATGTTGCAGCCCGCGGGATTGTAGCCGCGGGCGGCCAGGTCTCCGCAGGTGCAGGTTCCCACCTGCTTGCCGGAGATACAGGCCGCGCGAGCCTGGTCCGGGTTGGTCACCGTGTCCACGCCACAGCCCGACGGATCGAACCCATTGCGCAGCAGGTCACCGCACGTGCAGCTTCCGACGCGCACCTCCAGCTCGTTCTTGTAGTCCTGCATCTCGCGGCACGCGGCGCGCAGTCGGTCGTTGACCACCCACTTGCCGTTCACGAGATTGCCGCAGCTCTGCGCACCCTGCTTGTTGCCGCGCGTCTCGTAGCCCGCGTTGATGTCGTCGCAGGTGCAGAAGTCCTGCATGTAGCCGATGAGCGAGTCACGCAGAGAGATGCCCGTCTCCTGGCGCGTGGTGTTGCGCTTGAGCACGTTGAAGCCCGAGCCGCCCTTCGCGATGTAGTCGTTCACCGCCACGCGGTAGGTGCCGAAGGGGTTGAGCGGCTCGGGGCCCACCGAGATGTCCGTGCCGGGATTCGCGTAGCAGCGGCCCCGGTCCGAGGAGCTGCTCTCGTCCTGGATGCACTGCCAGGGCGCGTGGCCCGTGCGGTCCTGGGCGGGACAGTCGGCGCCCTTCAGCGCCAGGTTGCAGGGGGTGCGCAGGTCGTTGATCTGCACCTGGGCACAGTCCATGGTGAACTTCGCGCCGGAGATCTGCGCCTGGCTGACGCAGCCACGCTCGGCGGAGCGCTCGGCGACGAAGTTGAACATCTCCTGCATCTCCTTGCCGGAGAGGTACATGATGTTGATGGTGTTCTCGAACGGGAACACGTTGAACATCGACTCCTGGGTGATGACGCCCGCGTAGAGGTTGTCGCGGATGCCCAGCGAGTTGGTGAGCGCCATCTGCGCGTCGACGCGGCGACGCTTGCGCATCGAGTCCGCGGCGATGTTGCCCAGCGGCGAGTCACCACCCGTGGAGTTGTTCCGGCGCGTCACGTCCGTGGGCGCGTACGAGAAGATGTTGGTGAGCTGCAGCCGCATGTCCATGCCGATGATGTAGGGCTGGAGCAGGTGCGTCGTCTGGCGGTCCTCCTGGGCCTCGCAGGCCTCCATGGCCGCGCGGACCTCGGGGGTCTGGATGAACTGGCCATCCTCCCAGAAGATGTTCGGGTCATACCGGTACTTGCGCATGGCCTCGTCGCACCAGAGCCGGTCGAGCGGGAACACGCGATAGTCCTGGCTGACGACCTCGCCGCCTTCGCCGGCGCCGAGCTCCGTCGGCATCTTCACGACCAGCTCCAGCCGGCCCACGTACTTGGCGAACGCGCCGGAGTGCGAGAGCACCACCTTGCGGCCGCTGGGGTCGGCGAGCAGCTGCGGCGGGTTGAGCACCACGTGCAGGTGGCCGCCCATCACCACGTCCACGCCGCTGACGCCCGGAATCTGGACCCGGACCACCGACTTGTCGTTGCCCTCGGGGCCGAACCACTCGAGCACCTGCCAGGGGTTCTTCTCGCGGCGGATGAAGGAGCGGGCGCGGCCGTACTCGTAATAGGCCTCGTAGCCCTGGATGACGTCCTGGTCCTCAGTGAGGCCCAGGTGGCTGACGATGACGATGAGGTCGGAGACCGGCCGCAGCAGGTCCACGTACGCGCGCACCACCTCGTTCTGCTCCAGCGGCGTCACCTGGAGGCTGTTGCCGCCCTCGACGATGGAGTTGAGCGAGGAGATGTTCGCCATGCCGAGGATGGCGACGCGCAGGCCCTTCACGTTGCGGATGGTGTACGGCGCGGCCTCCAGCGCCGTCTCGTTGCTGCCGTTCTGCCGCCAGTCGTTCCAGTTGTAGTTGGCGGCGAGCAGCGGGAACGAGGCGAACTGCTTGGCCTGGTTGGTGAAGTTCAGCGCGCCCGCGTCGAACTCGTGGTTGCCGATGACCGCGGCGTCCAGCCGGGCCTGCGACAGGAAGCGGAACTCCACCTCACCGTTGTTGAGGTTGAAGATGGGCGCGCCCTGGAAGCAGTCGCCCGAGTCGACGTGCAGCACCCGCTCACCCCTGGAGCGCTCGCGCTTGAGCACCGCGGCCATGCGCGTGGCGCCACCGAACGGACCGGCCTCCGGGATGAGTCCCAGGTCCTGGTCCGTCTTCAGCGGCGCGAAGTCGTAGGGGATGAGGCGTGAGTGGATGTCCGAGGTATGAAGGAGCGTCAGCCGCACCTCCTGCCCCTCGAGGTTGTAGTCCTGGCCTTCCACGACTGGCATGCATGAGGCCGAGACCAGGGCGCAGAAGAGGCCGAGCAGGAGGCGACGCATCAGGAGATTCCGTGTTTCGGTAGGACGTCGGGAGTAAAGCGGGCGCAAGGTACGGTATCGGACACGGGCGGGCAAGCAACGCCGCCATGGCATTCGTACAGTCCCCCTATTCAGGGTCCCCTTCACGGAGAGCAAGCAGACATGCGGCAGCGTCATTCCAGTGTGACTGACATCGAGATCATCGAGGATTTCTCGTCTACGGCGCGCTGCGACGAAGGCTTTCTCCGAGTGAAGCGGCTGCGGTGTCGCAACCGACGCGCGGATGGCTCCTCGTCGTCCGTGTACCGCGTGGACGTGGTGGACCGCCCCCGGTTGGATGCCGTGGCGGTGCTCGTCTATCGACGCGGTGCGGCGGGGCTCGAGGTCCTGACGCGGATGAACCTCCGGCCCGCAGCGTACTTCCGGAAGGATCAGCGCGACGCGATGACGGTACCCGACCCGGGCACGGGCTACCTGCGCGTGGAGGAGATCGTCGCGGGGCTGCTCGAGCCCGAGGACAAGGGCGAGGAGGGCCTGAAGAAGCGCGCGGCGGCGGAGGTCCACGAGGAGGCGGGCTATCCGGTGCGGCCCGAGGACATCCAGCTGCTGGGCGGCTCGTTCTTCCTGGCGCCGGGCATCCTGTCGGAGAAGGTCTTCCCCGCGGCGGTGGACGTCACGGACGTGTCGCAGGAGGAGCCGGAGGGAGACGGCTCGCCCCTGGAGGAGGGGACGCAATTGCACTGGCGCCCGTTGCAGGAGGTGCTGGAGGCGTGCCGGCGCGGAGACATCCCGGACGCGAAGACGGAGGTGGCGCTCACGAGGTTGCTCGCCCGATTGGGATGAGCACGGAGTTTCTCAGGGGGCGGCGGCCGGGGTAGGGTGCGCGGCGTTTTCGCACTCCACTGCCGAGGTCGCTGCATGTCGTCGCTGCCCCCGTGGTTGGCCAACCTGTTGCCCATCCTCATCCTGCTGGGAGCGGTCGCGCTCGTGCTCGCGCGGCTGCCCAAGGTGGAGCTGGGCCACACGGACGCCTTCCGCCGACGCCGCTTCTTCAACTGGTTCCCGCTGGGGATGACGTACGCGTTCCTCTACATGGGGCGCTACAACGTCAACGAAGCCACCAGCGCGATGAAGGGCCACACGTCCAACGCGGACTTCGGCACCATCTTCTTCTGGGGCACGCTCGTCTATGGCTGCGCGTTCCTCATCAACGGCCCGCTGACGGACAGGCTCGGCGGCCGGAAGACCATCCTGCTGTCGGCCGCGGGCTCGTCGGTGGCCAACGTGCTGATGGGCGTGGTGGTCTACAAGGTGCTGACGGAG encodes:
- a CDS encoding NUDIX hydrolase: MRQRHSSVTDIEIIEDFSSTARCDEGFLRVKRLRCRNRRADGSSSSVYRVDVVDRPRLDAVAVLVYRRGAAGLEVLTRMNLRPAAYFRKDQRDAMTVPDPGTGYLRVEEIVAGLLEPEDKGEEGLKKRAAAEVHEEAGYPVRPEDIQLLGGSFFLAPGILSEKVFPAAVDVTDVSQEEPEGDGSPLEEGTQLHWRPLQEVLEACRRGDIPDAKTEVALTRLLARLG
- a CDS encoding bifunctional metallophosphatase/5'-nucleotidase — its product is MPVVEGQDYNLEGQEVRLTLLHTSDIHSRLIPYDFAPLKTDQDLGLIPEAGPFGGATRMAAVLKRERSRGERVLHVDSGDCFQGAPIFNLNNGEVEFRFLSQARLDAAVIGNHEFDAGALNFTNQAKQFASFPLLAANYNWNDWRQNGSNETALEAAPYTIRNVKGLRVAILGMANISSLNSIVEGGNSLQVTPLEQNEVVRAYVDLLRPVSDLIVIVSHLGLTEDQDVIQGYEAYYEYGRARSFIRREKNPWQVLEWFGPEGNDKSVVRVQIPGVSGVDVVMGGHLHVVLNPPQLLADPSGRKVVLSHSGAFAKYVGRLELVVKMPTELGAGEGGEVVSQDYRVFPLDRLWCDEAMRKYRYDPNIFWEDGQFIQTPEVRAAMEACEAQEDRQTTHLLQPYIIGMDMRLQLTNIFSYAPTDVTRRNNSTGGDSPLGNIAADSMRKRRRVDAQMALTNSLGIRDNLYAGVITQESMFNVFPFENTINIMYLSGKEMQEMFNFVAERSAERGCVSQAQISGAKFTMDCAQVQINDLRTPCNLALKGADCPAQDRTGHAPWQCIQDESSSSDRGRCYANPGTDISVGPEPLNPFGTYRVAVNDYIAKGGSGFNVLKRNTTRQETGISLRDSLIGYMQDFCTCDDINAGYETRGNKQGAQSCGNLVNGKWVVNDRLRAACREMQDYKNELEVRVGSCTCGDLLRNGFDPSGCGVDTVTNPDQARAACISGKQVGTCTCGDLAARGYNPAGCNIPDVDEPEEAMAACAVSPGPFTGRCDCREIISGSNPVCGTVTQQLRNFCDNPTAMPIADAVDDGRIGRRVEQ